Proteins co-encoded in one Arachis hypogaea cultivar Tifrunner chromosome 11, arahy.Tifrunner.gnm2.J5K5, whole genome shotgun sequence genomic window:
- the LOC112721787 gene encoding uncharacterized protein, which yields MEATSYDKFNSVWSTDPPTKKGDLRKETVVTEQGHGSTNNSSTPSSSSLQSQNPLVQNDSKNDIIEGNNNMSFKNIGSSSTCHLSSTSESSSLRNDPLKGTDRGSKSSSQESNQVSTNNSSTPSSLSLQSQNPFLNDSKDDTTEGNNNKSFKNSDSSRTCHLSFTAESLSPRNDPLKATYHGCRSSSQEPNQVSTNNSSTSSSLQSQNRFLNESKNDIIEGNNKKSFKNIDSSSTWHISSTSEPLSPRNDPLKAIDQSTKSSSQEPNQVSTNNSSTPSSSLPSQNSLQQNGSNNNIIEGNNKSFKNSDSSSTCHVLSTSEPSSPRNDPLKGTCQGPKSSSEEPNQVSTNATNKKTNVDTSNSSDDDDNDDDDHTQPESSAAASNDEFGSMNKGLELEIQKPAVQVMERPDLSIDASSSYVFPPHVFAKNTTNAQADWSLASNESLFSIHMGNMSFSHELACLSRNDFWIDTPLASPLASPLASPSQPQPPPLPLQTPSKFNDISQRAAEIHEESAGVSEMAIETMREVIMETCQNKPNATKRGKKSKNTPVVAAATASQLSTDQDQNVASKSTDENADKTVASNGAMGKQQQQQQTSNAFYQSPKPMKASRDAEEENQKKQEAPNVVEDNSSNPQTIKNPPKAGGGGWLSCFLCCCH from the exons ATGGAAGCTACGAGTTATGATAAATTCAATTCTGTTTGGAGTACTGATCCTCCCACAAAAAAAGGTGATTTGCGTAAAGAAACTGTAGTAACAGAACAAGGACATGGAAGCACAAACAATTCAAGCAccccttcatcatcatcattacaaTCCCAAAATCCCTTGGTACAGAATGATTCAAAAAATGACATTATAGAAGGTAATAATAATATGAGCTTCAAGAACATTGGTAGTTCTAGCACATGTCATTTATCATCCACATCTGAATCATCATCACTAAGGAATGATCCCTTAAAAGGCACAGATAGAGGTTCTAAATCTTCTAGTCAAGAATCAAACCAAGTTTCTACAAACAATTCAAGCACCCCTTCATCATTGTCATTACAATCCCAAAACCCCTTTTTGAATGATTCAAAAGATGACACTACAGAAGGTAATAATAATAAGAGCTTCAAGAATAGTGATAGTTCCAGAACATGCCATTTATCATTTACAGCTGAATCattatcaccaaggaatgatCCCTTAAAAGCCACATACCATGGTTGTAGATCTTCTAGCCAAGAACCGAACCAAGTTTCTACAAACAATTCAAGCACCTCTTCATCATTACAATCCCAAAACCGCTTTCTGAATGAGTCAAAAAATGATATTATAGAAGGTAATAACAAGAAGAGCTTCAAGAATATTGACAGTTCTAGCACATGGCATATATCTTCCACATCTGAACCattatcaccaaggaatgatCCCTTAAAAGCCATAGATCAAAGTACTAAATCTTCTAGCCAAGAACCAAACCAAGTTTCTACAAACAATTCAAGTACCCCTTCATCATCATTACCATCCCAAAACTCCTTGCAGCAGAATGGTTCAAACAATAACATTATAGAAGGTAATAATAAGAGCTTCAAGAATAGTGATAGTTCTAGCACATGCCATGTATTATCCACATCTGAACCATCATCACCAAGGAATGATCCCTTGAAAGGCACATGTCAAGGTCCTAAATCTTCTAGTGAAGAACCAAACCAAGTTTCTACAAATGCCACCAATAAAAAAACCAATGTAGACACTTCAAACTCTAGTGATGATGatgacaatgatgatgatgatcacacACAACCAGAATCATCAGCTGCAGCTTCAAATGATGAATTTGGCTCAATGAACAAAGGGTTAGAACTAGAAATACAAAAGCCTGCAGTGCAAGTAATGGAGCGGCCAGATTTAAGCATCGATGCTAGCTCGTCTTATGTATTTCCACCACATGTGTTTGCTAAGAACACCACAAATGCCCAAGCAGATTGGAGTCTTGCCTCCAATGAATCACTTTTCAGCATTCACATGGGAAACATGAGCTTCTCACATGAATTGGCTTGTTTGAGCAGAAATGATTTTTGGATTGATACTCCTCTTGCCTCTCCTCTTGCCTCACCTCTTGCCTCACCAAGTCAACCTCAACCACCACCACTGCCACTGCAAACGCCGAGTAAATTCAACGATATAAGCCAAAGAGCTGCTGAAATACATGAAGAGAGTGCAGGAGTAAGTGAAATGGCTATTGAGACAATGAGAGAGGTTATAATGGAAACTTGTCAAAACAAACCAAATGCTACTAAACGGGGCAAAAAGAGTAAGAACACACctgttgttgctgctgctacTGCTTCTCAATT ATCAACCGATCAAGATCAAAATGTAGCATCTAAGAGCACTGATGAGAATGCAGATAAAACTGTGGCAAGTAACGGTGCTATGGggaagcagcaacaacaacaacaaacatCAAATGCATTTTATCAATCACCAAAGCCAATGAAAGCATCTAGGGATGCTGAGGAGGAGAATCAAAAGAAACAAGAAGCACCAAATGTAGTTGAGGATAACTCCTCAAATCCACAAACCATAAAGAACCCTCCTAAAGCAGGAGGAGGAGGATGGCTGTCTTGCTTCCTATGTTGTTGTcattaa